Within the Rosa rugosa chromosome 2, drRosRugo1.1, whole genome shotgun sequence genome, the region TGCTTTCATGCATTCAAGAATTCTTACAAATTCATCCAAGCACCATGTTGACGATGCATAATTTTGTGAGAGAACAATGAGAGCAAATCTTGATTCTTCAATTGCAGCAAAAAGTGCTGGAGAAATAGCTTCCGGCCCCTTTGTGAAGTTCAGGATCATCCCTGAAAGTTGTGATTCCTTGATGATCCAATGCAGTGTATAGATGGTCTGTAAAAGCCTTTCGAAATTAGGTCAATCTATCTAATATggtaaatttaaaaatatttgagGATGATATTGGCACTTTTGGCCTATAACGGAGGGAACAAATCTATGCGTTTATTCTCTGCAAGGTCCCAGCCATTGGGACGATCAAAGTCGCAATCGTTGTCAGGGCAATTTTCAGTCCAGTGCTCACCAACCTTGTTACAAATATAACAAAAAAGGAGTTCTTCGTAATGTTCTTCCTTGTGGTCAGCCTCATTTTGGCATGGGCCATCATCACAAATCCCACAAAGCACTACATATGCCTTGGATCTTTCGGGGCACGTTTCAGTACTATGATCACCACTTGTATCGCAAATCCTACAATGCCTGTCATCAGAAGGGTCTCGTTCTTCTACCTTGCTACCTGTTTGCACTTCCATTGTTTGATCAGGATAAAACCAAAAACTCAGTACTACTGTGACAGCATAACATCGTACATGCATGATGCACAAACCAAGATGGGGACTAAGAAGAAATTGATCCAAAAAAATTTACTCCAAGAAAGGACAGCTGAGAACAAGCTGTATGCTCTACCAACATTAAACTCTCGAAAACTAATTTTTATAGGAAAACATCTGGTGGTCGAAATACACTAATATAAGATAGTAATCTCGCAGTCTTTTAGTATTTTCAAATATTGAAAAGTGAAAACCTACAGACACAACattgataaaaataaattatattcacaaaaagaagcaaagcaaatttttattttttgggaagCCAATAAAATTCCAACCATTCTCAttcaattgaaaaacaaaatcctgaagaaaaaaaaaaaaggaaaataaatcaaaGCATACCAGTAGCGATGAGAATCTCCTCGAGTTCTCCCGGTCGAGGATCATGAAGCTTCGCCGGCTGAGCCTGCTTCTGGTGCTGACCACTTGCGCTGGCGGCTGTATctgtgaaagagagagagttggatTTAGGTTAAAACTTATTACTTGGCATTCAGACGAGAacttaaataaataagaaaacagaaaacaaaccTTGTTCTCCTCGAAACACTCGGAGCAGTCCAAGAAAGTGGTGAATAATTTTCTTCAGGAACCCTGAAACAAAAAGCATACCAGGAGCCTTATGGTACACCTCTTTGCAGATCATCCAGATACTCATAGCTGATTCGATTTGTATGTAAAAGCAGTCTCTTTCTCTGAGAAGTTCTTCAGTTACAGATCGAGACTGGACAAGTTGGGTTTAGGTTTTTCGTTTCGGCGTTGAGAGAACGTAGATATAGTGATTAGTGAGATCCATAAAAGACGGGGTATATGATGTTACCATGGTCGGTTGTAATAGTGCAATGCCACGTGGTGGGCCGGCCTTGTCCTTTACCAAACTTTTTCTTGTGCAATGGGCGTGGATATTAATGGCTACTGGGCAAGACCTATGCTTTCATGTCATGTAACTGTTGTGCTATCACCCACTACCTCACTGGTGTCGAGATTGCCTGGACCGGGATCGATCAACGTGCTCCGGAATTATGATCAAAAACAGAATTCAGATATCGAATTGCAGCTGCACAGTACGTTGTCCCGGAATTTTAATTTCAATGTACGTGGAATggctttttattttctaaaggAATGTGTGAACGGCTTTGCATACCAAGTTTGCGCTATCTAGCAAGTTCTGTTCCAGTATCTTGAACCTCTCAATTTACTTCCCAAAGACCTGtttctgtaaattttgaaaTAATCATCGTGGAACTATCTACCGGCCGGAATCTCTCCTGTCACTTCTATTGTAAATCACTCCAATGCTTCATCTTCTAGCTTCACTACACACTTTGGATTATCACAAAACAAGGTGATGCCAAGTACAGCTTTCAACATGCCTAATGCATTTACAAATTGTCAAGTCATTCCCTCAGTTTCTATCAGTAATGGTGCACCTCTTTCAATGCCTAACTTTGGATATGGGATGAATAATGGGACTAGTAATGAAAATTTCAATGGAGGATGCATGACTCAAAATGGTGGCCTCAGTACAACTATTCACAGCAGCAAGGGTTCTATCTCAACAATGATTCCTATAATGGCATGTCACCTCAGCAAGGTTTTCACTCACAGTCAACCAATAATACCTATTCAGATGCAGGGTACACTGAAGACAACATGAATTCTCCTACCTTTTCAAACAGAGGCTGTGACTACGAGGATGACAACAACAAACCAAGAAGCAACAACTCATCTCCTAACAATCCCATTGTGTGCCAAATTTGTGGAAAAAGAGGACATTGTCCGTACAACTGTTATCATAGAAATTCTCAGCCTCAGAATATTGCTTTGAGCTCATATGTAGAATGTCAAATCTGCAGGACTTCTGGACACATTGTCAAAATGTGCAGATATAAACAGCGGTCAAACAAGAAGTTCTCTCAACCCAAGTTTGCTTCCATTTCTGCTCAACCGAGTCCATGTTCTTCCATGCCACTTATACCTCCAGGTTGAAGCATCTAGTCTAATATCTTCACCAACAGGCTTTACTCATCTCAACATCTATATCtctatgtcacgccccgaattttgaataataagttcaaatccgaaacatgaattaaaccacttaatcaaataaacgttctgaatttttttctcaaaacaacctcaccacacgatacacaaacttcaaatctcgaaacctcgagttcattattacaattcactctcacaagaaatattgtaaagctctaaatgagcataatacACCTCACCGGCTCACAAAGCAATTCAGATTGacacaattgcagctactctacgcagctcgatctccgtcctgattctcttgacctgtaggattacccgctacacaatttgaatagtgtaccggaattgcaacaacacaaacccggtaagcttttgacagcccgtatgagtaaacaaggaattgcacgactttaaagaacaaatcaatttaagtgattcttagtataaaaattgaagtgcacaacgtcacttcaaacatcaatcaactcacatctcaccatGACCATCCAAACAACTAAACTTTCCCTTTCCAATATATACTCAAGGGTATATGATAGTTATAAAAACCCCTCCACGCAGCATGTCATACTTAAAGACACATAAAAATTTGAGGTTATCCCTCaaacagtatgatggcagacagactagagctctaactgaatcgtaacctgtcaccttggccaaggttcaatcttacgataatacgtgtcataatcatcgacacacgatgaagacacctgccactatcatcgacgcacgatgaaaacacttgccacaatcatcgacacacgatgaaaatacttggcactttcatcgacacacgatgagaacacttgccacaatcatcgacacacgatgaaaatactgggcactttcatcgacacacgatgagaacacttgccacaatcatcgacacacgatgagaatacttggcaccatcatcgacacacgatgagaacacttgacactaacatataatttgtctacacatttcaactatcgaactttactcaactactctttatcacgaacaactcaatacatcacacaatgtcataactttcaatatatatttcacNNNNNNNNNNNNNNNNNNNNNNNNNNNNNNNNNNNNNNNNNNNNNNNNNNNNNNNNNNNNNNNNNNNNNNNNNNNNNNNNNNNNNNNNNNNNNNNNNNNNNNNNNNNNNNNNNNNNNNNNNNNNNNNNNNNNNNNNNNNNNNNNNNNNNNNNNNNNNNNNNNNNNNNNNNNNNNNNNNNNNNNNNNNNNNNNNNNNNNNNctcgtactcgctcccactatcgtgaaatcatttctaaaaaatccacggaatttaatttggatttttcggggtattacactctATGTCAGCTTGAAGATTGTATCCATTCATCAAGCTGAGGGGGGGGTGGGGGGGTGTTAGCAGTATCAATATCCCACATCAAATATTAATCTAGCTAGTTCATGTCTCATACTGGACATTGATTCCAAACCACGTGTCATCAATCTGTACATCCTAGCTCTAGTATAAAACTATAAATAGCTGTATCTGAGCTCCCTCATAGTACGAATCATCATTTTCTAATACCAGTCACTatttttctcccttttcttgattttctttacAAAGCTATCAGATATATTCTCGCAAATATCACCATATCACTCTGGTTGTGTGGGACCCCAATGCTGCATGTACACGAGGACTCACATGAGAGATCGAGCAACCCCTTACATGATGACTCCCAGAAGAGATCCCCGAGCAACGCCAATAGCCCAATAAATGGGTGGCATGAGAACTCCTATGACTCCCATGAGAGATCCCCGAGCAACGCCGTCATGGTGGCATGAGGACTCCTCCTATATATTAGGGCTTGATTCAACTCTTGGTTTGTCAAATgattattttctttcaaatgAAAATTACTCTGAAATATGATACGTAGAAAGTAGAAACAGCATGGGAGCAGGGCTCTAGAAAGAACAAAATAAATTCCAAATTAATTGCAGCTGGTCACTAGTAGGAGTACAAATGCATGCTTTACTCTTCTTTATAACTGGAATGTAGCGTGTTGTATAACCACAGGAAGCTAAATAGTCGCCGTTGCTAGCATGCGTGCAGTTTAAGCTAGCAAAGTAAACAGTCAGAAACTCCATGTAGTGATTTAATGATTAAATCTCCATTCATGCATGTACATTCAAGACAAACAACTCaatttttatgaaaaaaaaaaaaagtagacgAACAACTtaacaaaatagaaaaccaaaaataaacatttcaaaaaaacaaaaaaaacaaaaataaattgcaGACTTGAAATTGAAGAAAACTACAGTTGTGTAATTGGTTGGGAAGTTCCATACGAACTAACTgtgaaattcaaaacaatcgacCTGTAGTATTGACTCTGATGGCCTATGAGCAAAGGAGTTCATGTGCATCAAAAGTTACAACTGCATCATTCACTCGTTCAAGGTTAAAGTTGGATCATAATCCTCTGTGCACTCTTGAGGCAAGTGGCCATTCCTACAACAACGATAACAAAAATTGTTTACTTCAACTCCATTGTTGCCATGCTCTTCCTGATTTTTACAGGGATAGAGGTCGCGGCAAACGCAGCAAACCATTACACGTTTCTTCTGTTTATTTGGGCACATTGCAGTTTTATGGTCACCAATCGTATAACAATGTCGACAAGAAATGTAGTCCTCTGCTTTGTTAATTGCCATGCTCTTCCTGATTTTTACACGGATAAAAGTCACGGCAAACGCTGCAAATCATTAAACCTCCCTTCAGTTGACTGGGGCACATTGCAGTTTTATGGTCACCGATCTTAGAACAATGTTGACAAAAAACGTAGTCATCTTTTTTGACTTGTTCTACCACAAGTGCAGGTGTATCAGGGCAGATTGGAGTTACTTCTGCCTTAATTGGTACCTTTTTGCTGCTCCATTGCtgaatacaaaagaaaaagaaaatcaccCTTCATGTCAATATCTGCCCATTtaattaataatatatatatatatatatatatatatatatatatatatatatatatatatatatatatatatatatatattcatattcCAATCCAAATAAAAAACTTCCAATTGTAAATTATCAAATAAAAAATTTTATATATCACTACATTTCTTTTTTAGCATGTCTTCATTAAACTTTTACTATCCAAATAGCTCCAAATTCTATAGACACATGAAAATCATCTTCAGCTCCAAATCTCACCAAGGATTTCACAGTTTTCACTTACAATGAAGCACATAGATTTTCTGGGTACGTAGTTTTATAAACTTCACTCATGTTTATGTGAGACGAATGACATCTCAAGgcaacaaatagctcacataatTAGGCTCATATTACGACCATACACACGGATGGGAATTGTCCAATAATAAATTTCagtgttttgactttttttcCTACATCCAAACAATAAAACATACTATGTTGCCGCCATGTCACCACAATAAAACATATTTTTCCATTTACTCAAGTATCCAGTCCATTAAATGGActaaaaggaaaatatattttttcaaaatttggatGAACAAAAATTCACTTCTTATTGGTCAAAAacgcaaaaataaaaaatataacaCGATACATAAGATCTATGCTTCAAGAAACAACGGCAAAAAAGAGTTTTGGATGAAAACATACGAATAGGAGAGATAGATGCTTCATACTGTTCTTCCTTCTGGTCAGCTTCATGGAGGAGTCCAAGGTTCAGGTCCTCGTCAACTAGATTGGTACTCATGGCAACTGTGGCTGGGTGAAAAAAGAGAACCATTGGGTTTTAGGTTAGACCTTGGGTTTAGTGTTGAGAAGGAGAGcgtaaattaaaaataaagacATAAAGAAATAAACCTTTTCTTCGTCTGAACACAAGGAGAACCCCATGACCCCTGAAATAAAAGTCCAAAGTTCACTGGgagctttcttttttttccgaCTTAATTTCACACAAAgtcggaaaaaaaaagaaagcctGAAAGATTACAGAGGTTGGTTTTACGCCGTATTGGAGAGCCTGGGCaggtttatatatgtgtgtgtgtgagagagagagttaataataataaaaaaagactATCCAATTAGAAGTGGGAAACTAAATCAAACTatgaatttcttgtttattATTTCCCCTTTTGGACAGTTGATTAATCAGAGACTATCCAATTAGGAGTGGCAAACTAAATCAAACTatgaatttcttgtttattATTTCCCCTTTTAGACAGTTGATTAATCAGACTAGGAATCAGGGAATTATAATCGGATCAATTATTCTCAAATCTTTCGTGTTTAATTTCCTATACTGGcttattctcaaaaaataaaaaataaaaaattcctaCATTGGTCAataccaaaaccctaaaactctctctccctctctcgaGAAACTAAGACTGAGGTGGGGCGGAAAATTCACCACTCGTCCGGTGGCACTCCGACCGGCAGAAGTGTTGACCTTGGTCGCGCTGCTATCATGACGGTGCTGTCGGACGGGTAATGAGTCCTATGGCTGGGCCCTTAGGTTGGCGCGCGTGGGCGGGGCTGTTTCCAAGCGGCGTTGGCGGTGCATCAGCTCTGCTCGTTTGGCCGCGTCAAGGTAGACTCCTCGTTCTGATGGCGGTGATGGTGGTCGATCGACGGTGGTGCTGTTATATTTTCTCCCCGTGGAcctgattcaaaaaaaataatttccTATACTGGTTTTCCCCTCCTCGTATGTTGAGGATTAATTATTTAAGATTTCTTATTATATTTTGCTTTCCTTTTAAGGATTATTTTTCCCTTTGGACAATATCTATTCAATAATAAGACTACTCAtctcaacaacaacaaaaaaataataataaaataataataataataataagactAGGAATCAGGCAGTTATATTCCGTGGCTTTCTCCTTGTGAGAACTCTCTACGTTTCATCGTAGTGCTCTGAGCTTTGTCTCAGTCTCTTCTTGCTGTTAACAAACTCCCCAACTACCTTTCATCATTCTCTTTCAGTTCATTTACACCTACCTCCAAGTTCCTTCATTTCTGGTCTGAGCTTCATTCAATTCACCCACACCCACCCCCACCCCCAGGTTCTTTTAGTCTGGCATATATCTCGTCTCTTTCTTCTTGACATGCTAAGGTTCTAGTCCCTCTGGTTGTATTAATTGCTCCTGTCTGAACAACTCAAATCATCTCTTTTGCTGAACCCAGGCTCCTGTTCAATCTCATCAAGCATTTATTTCTCAACCAACTCTGCAATGTATAACCCCATACAAAAGTACCACAGCTCCTCTTCAAAATATCCAAACCATTTCTTTACTACCCAAACACTACTACTATTCCTGCTCCTCATTCTAGCCGGCTGGTCTTGTTCTGAAGATATGGAGGAAACACAGAAATCTGAGGAGTACTTGGTAGTGCAGATGAGGAAGAAACTCTCTTTGCGAGATTTAGATAGAAAGATCAGGCTGAATGCTGTGTTTTTTGCAGATAAAATACCAAACAAGCCAGCCATTTGCAACACGATCAAGACTGTTCTTTCCAGGTTTGGGAAGATTGGTGTGACGGCTAGCAATGAGAGAGATCTCAATGACAAAATGTTTTCTGTCACAGTTGAAGATGAGGATGCTGCTATGGCCATTCTGGAAGGTTCACCCTGGTCCATCATGCGATATTCTGTCCATTTTCAGAAGTGGCCAGAAAACTTGGCTATAGAAGAGCTACCTTGCAACCAGATCACTTTCTGGGTTCAGATCAGGGGAATTCCCCCCTATATGTTTGATGTGGAGAATGTGAGCGAGATGGTTGAAAAGTTTGGAGTCTTTATCAAGATGGATGACCCACTAGAAAGTGAAGAAGGTACCTATAGCTATCTTCGTGTTAGGATTATGGTGGATGCTAGAGATCCTCTACCCACTGGATATCAATTACCAAGAGAAGATGGATCAATGAAATGGGTAAGTTTCTCGTATGAGAACATCTCTGACTTCTGCTTTATTTGTGGAAGATTGGGGCACTCAGACTCATCAAGAAGACCCTGTCCAATTGGTCCTGACCCTGAGAATCCAGACAATGAATATGGGGAATGGATGAGAGCTATACCACCCCGGAGACAGAACAGAAATGGTCATACCCAAATTCCGGCAAGTTCTCAGCGGCCAAGAAGAAGATTTCCAGGTCAGGCTATTTTACCCTTGCAAAGTCAACCAATGAGACAAAATTTAGAGCCCCAAGGACCCTCCTCTAGTCATGTCAATGCTCAGTCCCCCCATCATACAGCCCCTTTTGTCAGACAAACACTCCAAATCTCTGACGAAAATATCCATACCACCGCGGGCAACCAATTGGATTGCAACTATCCAGTCCCATTGGGACAATCAAACCTCCCCATTAATCTTCCACCTGCAAATCCAACCCTCAGCCACCTTTCAGGCCCACCCCCTGGTTTTAGTCCTCTTTCTATTAATGGCCCAGATGTCCTTGAGTTTCCCACACATGGGGCTAATCATGCTGAAAAAGCACATGTATTGGCCACTCTTTTCTCAAAATCTTTTACCACCACCCACCCTATTCCCACACAAAGCCCAGACACCATTTGTGATAACTCAAATATTTGCTATCATGGGGGCCAATCAAAAAGGCCCCTGCAAGTTGATCCCTCACCAGTTCCTAAACCAAGAAAGATAAGAAAGTTTACTAATCGGCAGACTGCAAGGAGTGGACTGACGGAGAATGTTGACAATGGCAGTTCAACGAGCCAATGCGTTGAAGGTAGTGGTGGCTGGCCTACAGCCACAAGTCCACAATGATACAACTCAGTTGGAATTGTCATGGATTGGGGCGATCCATGACAAAGCAAGCTCTAAAGGAGCTAATAAGGAAATTTCGCCCAtccattatttttctttccGAAACTCGGATGAAAAATAAGGAGATTATGAAGTTGAGACAGGAATGCAAGTTTTCCCATGGTACCACTGTCAAACCATTCAGAACAGCTGGAGGCCTGGCTCTACGGTGGAATGATACGGTATCAGTTCAAATTCTCTCTAAATCCAAATATCTCATTGACACTATTGTTCAGTTTAAAGGGGATGACTCTCTTGTTCGCTTCTCTTGGTTTTATGGTCCGCCAAATAAGAGTTCAAGGCCAGCTTTCTGGAATAGTTGCAACAATCTGGCAGGTTCTATTGATCTTCCTTGGCTTTGTGCTGGGGATTTTAATGAGTTTCTCTGGCCTCATGAAAAAGAGGGTGGAAACCCTTGGAACCCAGGAAAGAGACGATTCTTAAGAGACTTCATGGATGCTAATGATCTTATTGAGCTCCCCTCAAAAGGACAGAAACTAACATGGAGCAACAATTGGCCGGGTGGTGGCTTAATCAAGATCAAACTTGACAGGGGGGTTGTGAACACAAAATGGTTAGAAATGTGGCCAGCTTCTACCGTCCTCAACTATCCCAGGTTGGGTTCAGATCATTGCCCTTTAATATTTGACTCTGATCCTCCTGTGGTTCGTGGACCCAAACTGTTCAAGTTTGAACCTATGTGGGCTGATGACCCAGCATGTAAAGATGTTGTCGAAAAGTCGTGGTGGGATGAAAACA harbors:
- the LOC133728429 gene encoding uncharacterized protein LOC133728429 isoform X1 is translated as MSIWMICKEVYHKAPGMLFVSGFLKKIIHHFLGLLRVFRGEQDTAASASGQHQKQAQPAKLHDPRPGELEEILIATVQTGSKVEERDPSDDRHCRICDTSGDHSTETCPERSKAYVVLCGICDDGPCQNEADHKEEHYEELLFCYICNKTIYTLHWIIKESQLSGMILNFTKGPEAISPALFAAIEESRFALIVLSQNYASSTWCLDEFVRILECMKARETVLSIFYDVDPSDVRKQTGSFGEAFAKSAKVEMCFN
- the LOC133728429 gene encoding uncharacterized protein LOC133728429 isoform X2, whose product is MSIWMICKEVYHKAPGMLFVSGFLKKIIHHFLGLLRVFRGEQDTAASASGQHQKQAQPAKLHDPRPGELEEILIATGSKVEERDPSDDRHCRICDTSGDHSTETCPERSKAYVVLCGICDDGPCQNEADHKEEHYEELLFCYICNKTIYTLHWIIKESQLSGMILNFTKGPEAISPALFAAIEESRFALIVLSQNYASSTWCLDEFVRILECMKARETVLSIFYDVDPSDVRKQTGSFGEAFAKSAKVEMCFN